One region of Primulina tabacum isolate GXHZ01 chromosome 17, ASM2559414v2, whole genome shotgun sequence genomic DNA includes:
- the LOC142531689 gene encoding L-galactose dehydrogenase: MAASAATPLELRPLGSTGLKLSSVGFGASPLGNVFGPVSESDAIAIVRRAFNLGINFFDTSPYYGGTLSEKMLGKALKALGVARNEYIVSTKCGRYVEGFDFSAERVTKSIDESLARLQLDYVDILQCHDIEFGSLDQIVSETIPALSKLKEAGKIRFIGITGLPLGIFTYVLDRVPPGTVDVVLSYCHYGINDSTLEDLLPYLKSKGVGVISASPLAMGLLTENGPPEWHPACPELKVACQVAAAHCKKKGNNISKLAMQFSLSNQDISTILVGMNSVKQVDENVAAAAELARVGIDKETLSEIEEILKPVKNQTWPSGIHQS; this comes from the exons ATGGCGGCTTCAGCGGCTACTCCGCTTGAACTCCGCCCGCTGGGCAGTACTGGCCTCAAACTCAGTTCTGTGGGCTTTGGGGCTTCTCCTTTGGGCAATGTATTCGGGCCTGTTTCCGAATCCGACGCCATTGCCATCGTCCGTCGAGCCTTTAACCTCGGAATCAACTTCTTCGACACCTCCCC GTACTATGGAGGAacattatctgagaagatgttAGGGAAAGCTTTAAAAGCTTTGGGAGTAGCAAGAAACGAATACATTGTATCGACAAAGTGTGGAAGGTATGTAGAAGGCTTTGATTTCAGTGCTGAAAGAGTGACTAAGAGCATTGATGAGAGCTTGGCAAGGTTGCAGCTTGATTATGTGGATATTCTGCAATGCCATGACATAGAATTTGGCTCACTTGACCAG ATCGTGAGTGAGACAATTCCTGCACTTAGTAAATTAAAAGAAGCAGGAAAGATCCGATTCATCGGTATAACAGGGCTTCCACTGGGAATTTTCACTTATGTTCTGGATAGGGTGCCACCAGGAACTGTAGATGTAGTCCTATCTTATTGTCACTATGGTATCAATGATTCTACTTTAGAAGATCTACTGCCTTACTTGAAGAGCAAGGGCGTTGGTGTAATAAGTGCTTCTCCACTAGCGATGGGTCTTCTGACCGAAAATGGCCCTCCAGAATGGCATCCTGCCTGCCCCGAGCTCAAG GTTGCTTGTCAAGTTGCTGCTGCTCACTGTAAAAAGAAGGGAAATAATATATCGAAGTTAGCCATGCAATTCAGCTTATCGAATCAAGATATTTCGACTATATTGGTTGGGATGAACTCCGTCAAACAG GTTGATGAAAATGTAGCAGCAGCTGCAGAACTTGCTAGAGTTGGAATAGACAAAGAAACTCTGTCGGAGATCGAAGAGATTCTGAAACCTGTGAAGAATCAGACATGGCCAAGCGGTATTCACCAAAGTTGA